One window of the Chryseotalea sp. WA131a genome contains the following:
- a CDS encoding cupin domain-containing protein codes for MNRKQFLLTGFAFSPILALAEPFTGKKGKRSASKPFIVDEAKSRFGDVILFKGVNHNDLKISSKDTGGQLSVFEYRGIEKTGPSLHIHLYQDEIFTVTEGRFRFVVGEETHELNQGQTIFLPRGIAHTWIQLTEVGKLIYFLQPAGKMEEFFITLNGLKQMPTKAEMDRIHAEHGMKSVGPPLTL; via the coding sequence ATGAATCGTAAACAATTTTTATTGACAGGCTTCGCTTTTTCGCCCATTCTTGCCTTGGCCGAACCATTCACCGGAAAAAAAGGTAAAAGGTCTGCTTCCAAACCTTTTATTGTAGACGAGGCCAAATCTCGTTTTGGTGATGTTATCCTGTTTAAAGGAGTAAATCATAACGATCTCAAAATCTCCTCGAAAGATACCGGTGGCCAGCTTTCCGTTTTCGAATACCGCGGAATAGAAAAAACCGGTCCCTCGCTGCATATTCACCTCTATCAGGATGAAATTTTTACCGTGACAGAGGGAAGGTTTCGATTTGTAGTAGGAGAAGAAACTCACGAATTGAACCAAGGGCAAACCATTTTTTTACCGCGCGGCATCGCCCATACTTGGATTCAATTAACAGAGGTGGGTAAACTCATCTACTTTTTACAACCGGCAGGCAAGATGGAAGAATTCTTCATCACCTTAAATGGTCTTAAGCAAATGCCAACCAAAGCAGAAATGGATCGCATCCATGCCGAGCACGGAATGAAAAGTGTGGGGCCGCCATTAACGCTCTAA
- the frr gene encoding ribosome recycling factor — MEEIELYLDEAKDQMNKAINHVSLELTKIRAGKANPSMLDGIMVSYYGAMSPLQQVSSMTTPDARTIFIKPWEKSLIQEIEKSIINANLGLTPQNDGQQIIINIPMLTEERRKQLVKQVSQECEHGKVSIRSIRKDTNESLKKIKGVSEDDVKNAEEKVQKLTDEFILKIDNLLKKKEAEIMTV, encoded by the coding sequence ATGGAAGAAATTGAATTATACCTAGACGAGGCCAAGGATCAAATGAACAAGGCGATCAACCATGTATCGCTAGAGCTGACCAAAATTCGCGCAGGCAAAGCTAATCCTTCTATGTTGGATGGCATTATGGTTTCATATTATGGAGCGATGAGCCCATTGCAACAAGTTTCATCGATGACCACTCCCGATGCGCGCACCATTTTTATCAAGCCGTGGGAGAAAAGCCTTATTCAAGAAATTGAAAAATCCATTATTAATGCCAACCTGGGGCTTACCCCACAAAACGATGGTCAGCAGATAATCATAAACATACCCATGCTGACGGAGGAACGCAGAAAACAATTGGTAAAGCAGGTGAGCCAAGAATGTGAACACGGCAAAGTGAGCATCCGCAGTATTCGGAAAGACACCAATGAGAGTTTGAAGAAAATAAAAGGTGTTTCAGAAGATGATGTGAAAAATGCCGAAGAGAAAGTGCAGAAACTTACCGATGAATTTATTTTAAAGATTGACAATCTCCTTAAAAAGAAAGAGGCGGAGATTATGACGGTTTAA